The sequence GCGTTCACACGGGAAAAAGATCAGGTTTTGCCTGAAGAACAGAAAAGGGTCTGTGGGTCATGAAACATATTGCTATCGGCATCCTTGGCGCCGCTACGCTCGGGTTTATGGCGTCGGCCGCGTCGGCGACGACGCTCGACACCGTCAAGGCGAAGGGCTTCATCCAGTGCGGTGTCTCGACGGGTCTGGCCGGCTTCTCGGCGCCGGACGACAAGGGCGACTGGCAGGGCATCGACGCGGATTTCTGCCGCGCTGTCGCGGCCGCCGTCTTCGGTGACGGCACCAAGGTCAAGTTCACGCCGCTCAGCGCCAAGGAGCGTTTCACCGCGCTGCAGTCCGGCGAGGTCGACATCCTGTCGCGCAACACCACCTGGACGATCAATCGCGACACGGCACTTGGCCTGAATTTCGTCGGCACGACCTACTATGACGGCCAGGGCTTCATGATCAACGCTAAGAAGCTGCCGGGCGTCAATTCGGCGCTCCAGCTCTCGGGCGCGGCCGTCTGCGTGCAGAGCGGCACCACCACCGAGCTCAACCTCGCCGACTACTTCAAGGCGAACAAGATGGAGTACAATCCGGTCGTCTTCGAGAAGCTCGAAGAGGTCAACGCCGCCTATGACGCCGGCCGCTGCGACGTTTACACCACCGACCAGTCGGGCCTCTACGGCATCCGCCTGACGCTGGGCTCGCCGGCCGATCACGTCGTGCTGCCGGAAATCATCTCCAAGGAGCCGCTCGGACCGGCGGTGCGCCAGGGCGACGACCAGTGGTACCACATCGTCAAGTGGACCTATTTCGCGCTGCTTGACGCCGAGGAACTCGGCATCACCAAGGCCAATGTCGATGAGATGAAGAACTCGGCCAGCCCGGAGATCAAGCGCGTTCTCGGCCAGGAAGCCGACACCAAGATCGGCGCCGATCTCGGCGTCTCCAATGACTGGGTCGTCAATATCGTCAAGGCCGTCGGCAACTACGGTGAAATGTTCGATCGCAACGTCGGCTCGGGCAGCCCGCTCAAGATCGCGCGCGGCATCAACGCGCTGTGGACCAAGGGCGGCCTGCAATACGCTCCGCCGATCCGCTGACCGAAATGTGATCCGGAAGGCAGATATCTGCCTTCCGGTTTCTCTTTTCAGGGGACGGGCACATGGCATCGCAGGAAGTTCTTCGCGAGGAGTCCGGCAGGGCTTCCTTCATCAATGACCCGAAGATACGCAGTCTCTTCTTCCAGACGCTGGTCGTCATCGTCCTGTTCGGCTCCGTCTGGTGGATCGTGCAGAACGTCATCGACAATCTGCAGCGCCTGCACATCGCCTCTGGCTTCGGTTTCCTGAGGGGCAGAGCCGGGTTCGACATTTCCGATACGCCGATCGCCTACACGTCGGACTCGACCTATGGCCGCGCCATCGTCGTCGGCCTGATCAATACCGTCATCGTCGCCGTGGCCGGCATCATCACCGCCACAATCATCGGCTTCGTCATCGGCATCGGCCGCCTGTCGCAGAACTGGCTGATCCAGAAGATCTGCACGGTCTATGTCGAGGTCTTCCGCAACATCCCGCCGCTGCTGGTCATCTTCTTCTGGTATTCTGGCGTGCTTGCCGTGCTGCCGGCGCCGCGTGACAGCTATCATCTGCCGTTCGGCTCCTTCCTCAACCAGCGCGGCTTCTACTTTCCCCGCCCGGTCTGGGGCGAGGGTTCCTGGCTTATCGTCGTAGCCCTGCTTGTCGGCATTGCCATGGCCTGGTTCGTCGCCCGCACAGCGCGTCAGCGGCAGATGGCGACAGGCCAGCAATTTCCGGTGCTCTGGACCTCGGTGGCGCTGATCGTCGGCCTGCCATTGCTCGCTTACGTGCTGAGCGGCTTTCCGCTGAGCTTTGATCTGCCGAAACAATCGACCTTCAACCTGACCGGCGGCTTTCAGGTCAAGCCGGAGTTCCTGTCGCTCTATCTGGCGCTGTCCTGCTACACGGCGGCCTTCATCGCCGAAATCGTGCGCGCCGGCATCAGGGGCGTCAGCAAGGGCCAGACCGAGGCGGCGGCCGCACTTGGGCTGCGGTCCGGGTCGATCTTGCGGCTGGTTGTCGTGCCGCAGGCCATGCGCATCGTCATCCCGCCGCTGACCAGCCAGTATCTCAACCTGACCAAGAACTCCTCGCTGGCGATCGCGATCGGCTACCCGGACCTGACGGCGACCGCCGGCACGGTGCTGAACCAGACCGGACAGGCGGTCGAAGGCGTGCTGATCATGATGATCGCCTATCTCATACTCAGCCTGGTGACCTCCGCCGTCATGAACGTGGTCAACGCCAGAATGGCGCTGGTGGAAAGGTAGAGCCATGCAGGAACACGACATGTCCTGGGTGCGCACCGAAATGGCCCTGGCGCAGTCTGCGCCGACAAGCGTGCGCGGCCCGATGGCCTGGGTGCGCAAGAACCTGGTCGGCACGGTCGGCGACACCATCCTGACGATCCTCGGCATCGTCATCGTCGCCTGGATCCTGCCTCAGGTCATCGGCTGGGCGTTCATCAATGCCGTGTGGACCGGGCCGGATCGCACGGTCTGCGCGACCGTCGCGCAGGGCGGCATCCAGCCGGATGGCTGGACGGGCGCCTGCTGGGCCTTCGTCAATGCCAAGTTCGGCCAGTTCATGTTCGGCACCTATCCGATCGAGGAGCGCTGGCGGCCGATCCTGGTTGCCATCCTGTTCGTGGCGCTGCTGGTGCCGATGCTGATCCCGCGGGTGCCGCGCAAGGGGTTGAACGCCATCCTGCTCTTCCTGGTGCTGCCGATCGTCTCGTTCTTCCTGCTGATCGGCGGCGTGTTCGGCCTGCCGCATGTCGAGACCTCGCGCTGGGGCGGCCTGCTGGTGACGCTCAGCCTGTCCTTCGTCGGCATTGCCGTGTCGCTGCCGCTGGGCACCGTGCTGGCGCTCGGCCGGCGTTCGAAAATGCCAATCGTCAAGACGCTGTGCGTGGTCTTCATCGAGACGGTGCGCGGCATCCCCCTGATCACCGTCCTGTTCTTCGTCAGCGTCATGCTGCCGCTGTTCCTGCCGGCGGGCGTCACTTTCGACAAGTTCCTGCGGGCGCTGATCGGCGTGTCGCTGTTTGCCGCCGCCTATATGGCTGAAGTCGTGCGTGGCGGCCTGCAGGCTATCCCCAAGGGCCAATATGAAGGCGCCGATTCGCTCGGCCTCGGCTATTGGCAGAAAATGGGGCTGATCGTGCTGCCGCAGGCGCTGAGGCTGGTCATTCCCGGCATCGTCAACACCTTCATCGGCATGTTCAAGGACACCAGCCTGGTCCTCATCATCTCGATGTTCGACCTGCTTGGCGTCGTCAAGCAGAACTTCTCGGACGCCAACTGGGCGACGCCGCAGACGGCCAGGTCCGGCCTGGTGTTCGCCGCCTTCGTCTTCTGGCTGTTCTGCTTCGGCATGTCGCGCTATTCAATGTACACTGAACGCCGGCTCGACACCGGCCACAAACGCTAACAAAAGAAATAAGGGGACCCTGTCATGGCCACCGAAAACGCCGTCAGCGCCGAAGAGATCAAGGTCAACGCCGCCAAGATGCACATCTCGACCACCGATGTCGCCATCGACATCATCGCCATGCACAAATGGTACGGCGAGTTCCATGTGCTGAAGGACATCAATCTGAAAGTGATGCGCGGCGAACGCATCGTCATCTGCGGCCCGTCGGGCTCCGGCAAATCGACGATGATCCGCTGCATCAACCGGCTGGAAGAGCACCAGAAGGGCAAGATCATCGTCGACGGCAAAGAGCTCACAAACGATCTGAAGAAGATCGACGAGGTGCGCCGCGAGGTCGGCATGGTGTTCCAGCACTTCAACCTGTTCCCGCATCTGACCATCCTGGAGAACTGCACGCTGGCGCCGATCTGGGTGCGCAAGACACCGAAGAAGCAGGCCGAGGAAATCGCCATGCATTTCCTCAAGCGCGTGAAAATCCCGGAGCAGGCCAACAAATATCCGGGCCAGCTGTCCGGCGGCCAGCAGCAGCGCGTGGCGATCGCCCGCTCGCTGTGCATGAACCCGCGCATCATGCTGTTCGATGAGCCGACCTCGGCGCTCGACCCGGAAATGATCAAGGAAGTGCTGGAGACCATGGTTGGCCTGGCCGAAGAAGGCATGACCATGCTGTGCGTCACACACGAAATGGGCTTTGCCCGCAAAGTCGCCAACCGGGTGATCTTTATGGATCAGGGCCAGATCGTCGAGCAGAACACGCCGGCCGAGTTCTTCGACCACCCGCGTCACGAGCGCACGAAGCTGTTCCTCAGCCAGATCCTGCACTGAGCGGTTCCACACCGAGCGCAAGAGCCCGGCCGCAATGCGGCCGGGCTCTTTGATTATGGATCGGCCGATGCGATTGGCGGCTGGGGCGTCATCGATGAGAAAAGTCCTGCGTTTCCTCTCCATGGTGCTGGCCGTGATCGCGCTTGCGGCGGCCCTCGGCACGCTGGTGCCGCGCCCGCTCTGGCCGGCGGCGTCGGCGGGCGAGGGCACGCGGCACATACTGGTGCTGAAGAATCCGATCCATACCGATATCGCCATTCCGGTGGACGATGCCGTACGCAAGCGCTTCCATTTCCTGGCAGACGCCGGGCTGCCTTCCGATGCGCCCGAAGTGCGCTACATCGTCTTCGGTTGGGGCGGCCGCGCCTTCTACCTGGAAACACCGACCTGGTCTGAGCTCAAGGCCGTTCCGGTGATCAAGGCGCTGACCCTCGACGCGTCGGTCATGCATGTCGACGTCGCCGGCGCTATCGTCGAACCGCATCCCGATGTCGCCGGCTTCGATATTGGGGATAACCAGTTCGCGGCACTGCTCGATTTCATCGAGGCCAGTTTTCAGCAGGGGCCTGGCGGCCCGGAAGTCATCGACAATGCGGCCTACTCCAGCTTCGACCGCTTCTACGAGGCGAACGGCCATTTCAACGCGCTGGTCGGCTGCAACACCTGGACCGCCGCCGCGTTGCGCACCGCCGGCCTGCGCACCGGCTGGTGGAACCCGCTGCCGGTTTTGCTCGGCCTGTCGATGCGGCTGTATAATTGACGGCTGGCCTCCCAGGATTCCCGGACAAGAAATCATGGCCCTGCAAACTATGCTTCATGATGACAACGTCACGGTTGATGTTGTCATATAGGACTTTTCTAAAATAGGAACGTCATTCATCTACACGCGGTGTTAAATATTATCCTGAACTGTGCAGGACTGCCGCTGTCATAAGAGGGTGTATGTCATTTTTGATTGAGCTAATACGATACCTCTTCAGTGGAGTGGTATTCTATATCAGGCCGCGCACCACTGTTCGCGACACAATGAATCGCGATCTTTCGTGGTCTCAAATTTCCGGCGTCATATTGGTGTTGGCGTTGGCACAGATTTACGTCGGCTATTTTAGCGTATCCGGCCCTGTTCGCATATTTCAGATATCGAAATTTTTTATTTCGTATCAATTGGCTACGACAATTCTGGCTATTTTTGTCGCCTCCTATGTCATCGTTGCTCTGTCCGGCATGACGTCAGAAAAGTCTAATTTCAAAGATGTTCTTCAGGGAATTACTTTGAAATTTCCAATAATATTGGCGATATTCGTTTTTATTTTCATATTGAAGTATGCATTTATCGGATTTATCTATATATTGCCGAGTAAAATGGGAGAGGTGGTCGCATGGACGGTCCTTGGAGCAATGTTTCAGGCGAATGAATTGGTAAGGAATTTAGATAGGGCGCTAAGCCCTTACGGAATTTGGAAAATTTCGTCCGTGGCGGTCCTTGTCCAGCTCGTTATCGTGTCAAAATATGCCTTCAAGAGTAACATTTATATGGCAATCGCTACCGCCGTGGCCGCGGCTATCTCCTGCGCTGCGGTCGCGGCTCTGGTTTTCTTTCTGCTGTATCACAGCCTGTATTTGAAGCCGGTCGTGGGCACTTTGTTTTCATAAAGCCTGCGCAAGTCCCTTGCGACTACGGCTGTCACGTGTCTCCAGGGTGCGTCGCGTGGTCGGCTGGGATGCCTGCAAGCCTACCGTCCTGGCGCGGCATGCCAGCCATAAAGCCAGTCGAGATCCGTCGCGAGCTTTTCGGAGGGGCGTATCTTCAGGAACAGGTTGCGGGCGATCGCCACTGGACCCGAGGCATGCCAGGCGAGCCGGTTGACAGCGCCGCGTCGGGCGACCTGCACGACACGTGGTCGCCGCGATTGCTCCCAAACCGCAAGGGCGGCCAGGGGGTTGGTGGGGGAGGCATAAACGGCCTCGGCAAGCGTCGCCGCATCCTCGATCGCCA comes from Mesorhizobium japonicum MAFF 303099 and encodes:
- a CDS encoding amino acid ABC transporter ATP-binding protein; this translates as MHISTTDVAIDIIAMHKWYGEFHVLKDINLKVMRGERIVICGPSGSGKSTMIRCINRLEEHQKGKIIVDGKELTNDLKKIDEVRREVGMVFQHFNLFPHLTILENCTLAPIWVRKTPKKQAEEIAMHFLKRVKIPEQANKYPGQLSGGQQQRVAIARSLCMNPRIMLFDEPTSALDPEMIKEVLETMVGLAEEGMTMLCVTHEMGFARKVANRVIFMDQGQIVEQNTPAEFFDHPRHERTKLFLSQILH
- a CDS encoding amino acid ABC transporter permease translates to MQEHDMSWVRTEMALAQSAPTSVRGPMAWVRKNLVGTVGDTILTILGIVIVAWILPQVIGWAFINAVWTGPDRTVCATVAQGGIQPDGWTGACWAFVNAKFGQFMFGTYPIEERWRPILVAILFVALLVPMLIPRVPRKGLNAILLFLVLPIVSFFLLIGGVFGLPHVETSRWGGLLVTLSLSFVGIAVSLPLGTVLALGRRSKMPIVKTLCVVFIETVRGIPLITVLFFVSVMLPLFLPAGVTFDKFLRALIGVSLFAAAYMAEVVRGGLQAIPKGQYEGADSLGLGYWQKMGLIVLPQALRLVIPGIVNTFIGMFKDTSLVLIISMFDLLGVVKQNFSDANWATPQTARSGLVFAAFVFWLFCFGMSRYSMYTERRLDTGHKR
- a CDS encoding TIGR02117 family protein is translated as MRKVLRFLSMVLAVIALAAALGTLVPRPLWPAASAGEGTRHILVLKNPIHTDIAIPVDDAVRKRFHFLADAGLPSDAPEVRYIVFGWGGRAFYLETPTWSELKAVPVIKALTLDASVMHVDVAGAIVEPHPDVAGFDIGDNQFAALLDFIEASFQQGPGGPEVIDNAAYSSFDRFYEANGHFNALVGCNTWTAAALRTAGLRTGWWNPLPVLLGLSMRLYN
- a CDS encoding amino acid ABC transporter substrate-binding protein, coding for MKHIAIGILGAATLGFMASAASATTLDTVKAKGFIQCGVSTGLAGFSAPDDKGDWQGIDADFCRAVAAAVFGDGTKVKFTPLSAKERFTALQSGEVDILSRNTTWTINRDTALGLNFVGTTYYDGQGFMINAKKLPGVNSALQLSGAAVCVQSGTTTELNLADYFKANKMEYNPVVFEKLEEVNAAYDAGRCDVYTTDQSGLYGIRLTLGSPADHVVLPEIISKEPLGPAVRQGDDQWYHIVKWTYFALLDAEELGITKANVDEMKNSASPEIKRVLGQEADTKIGADLGVSNDWVVNIVKAVGNYGEMFDRNVGSGSPLKIARGINALWTKGGLQYAPPIR
- a CDS encoding amino acid ABC transporter permease translates to MASQEVLREESGRASFINDPKIRSLFFQTLVVIVLFGSVWWIVQNVIDNLQRLHIASGFGFLRGRAGFDISDTPIAYTSDSTYGRAIVVGLINTVIVAVAGIITATIIGFVIGIGRLSQNWLIQKICTVYVEVFRNIPPLLVIFFWYSGVLAVLPAPRDSYHLPFGSFLNQRGFYFPRPVWGEGSWLIVVALLVGIAMAWFVARTARQRQMATGQQFPVLWTSVALIVGLPLLAYVLSGFPLSFDLPKQSTFNLTGGFQVKPEFLSLYLALSCYTAAFIAEIVRAGIRGVSKGQTEAAAALGLRSGSILRLVVVPQAMRIVIPPLTSQYLNLTKNSSLAIAIGYPDLTATAGTVLNQTGQAVEGVLIMMIAYLILSLVTSAVMNVVNARMALVER